The following proteins are encoded in a genomic region of Lachnospiraceae bacterium KM106-2:
- a CDS encoding 3-oxoacyl-[acyl-carrier-protein] synthase, KASII: MKRRVVVTGMGAVTPIGNDVTTFFESLKEGRVGIGPITRFDTTDYKAKLAAEVKDFDPKDYMDFKTAKRMERFSQFGVAATKEAIKESGLDLTTEDPYRMGVIVGSGIGGLASMEKEHEKILKKGPRFVNPILIPLMISNMAAGNIAIEFGLKGKCTSVVTACASGTHSIGDAFRAIQYSDLDVCIAGGTESSITPVAVAGFTSLTALSTSTDPHHASLPFDEERNGFVIGEGAGIVVLEELEHAKARGAKILAEVVGYGATCDAYHITSPAEDGSGAAKAMTLAIEEAGITPNEVDYINAHGTGTHHNDLFETRAIKLAFEDAAKKVKINSTKSMIGHLLGAAGGVEFVACVKSIEEGYLHATVGSKNPGEECDLNYLFEHGVYQDVNYAISNSLGFGGHNASILVKKYEG; encoded by the coding sequence ATGAAGAGAAGAGTTGTAGTTACCGGAATGGGTGCAGTGACTCCAATCGGAAATGATGTTACTACTTTTTTTGAATCATTAAAAGAAGGTAGAGTAGGAATCGGTCCGATCACTCGATTTGATACAACAGATTATAAGGCGAAGTTGGCTGCGGAGGTTAAGGATTTTGATCCAAAGGACTATATGGATTTTAAGACTGCCAAGAGGATGGAACGTTTTTCCCAGTTTGGTGTTGCGGCAACAAAAGAAGCCATTAAGGAATCGGGGCTAGATCTTACGACCGAGGATCCCTATCGTATGGGAGTTATCGTTGGTTCAGGAATCGGTGGATTAGCAAGCATGGAGAAAGAGCATGAGAAGATCCTAAAGAAAGGTCCTCGTTTTGTAAATCCGATCTTAATTCCATTAATGATCTCTAATATGGCAGCAGGAAATATTGCAATTGAATTTGGACTGAAAGGAAAATGTACTTCAGTCGTAACGGCATGTGCATCGGGAACTCACTCCATTGGTGATGCATTTAGAGCGATTCAATACAGTGATCTGGATGTCTGTATCGCAGGTGGAACAGAAAGTTCAATCACACCAGTAGCAGTAGCCGGGTTCACAAGCCTGACAGCTCTTAGTACTTCTACAGATCCACATCATGCGTCTCTTCCGTTTGATGAGGAGAGAAACGGATTTGTAATTGGAGAAGGCGCCGGTATCGTTGTATTAGAAGAATTGGAACATGCCAAGGCAAGAGGAGCAAAGATCTTAGCGGAAGTAGTCGGATATGGTGCCACTTGTGATGCCTATCATATTACCTCACCAGCAGAAGATGGAAGCGGTGCAGCAAAGGCAATGACACTTGCAATAGAAGAAGCGGGGATCACTCCCAATGAAGTTGATTATATTAATGCTCATGGAACGGGAACTCATCATAATGATCTATTTGAAACAAGAGCGATCAAATTGGCATTTGAAGATGCAGCAAAGAAAGTCAAGATCAATTCTACGAAATCAATGATCGGTCACCTTCTTGGAGCGGCAGGAGGTGTTGAATTCGTCGCCTGTGTAAAATCCATTGAGGAAGGCTATCTGCATGCAACGGTAGGTTCAAAGAATCCAGGAGAAGAATGTGATCTGAATTATCTGTTTGAACATGGTGTATATCAGGATGTTAATTATGCAATATCCAATTCGCTGGGATTTGGAGGGCATAATGCATCTATCTTAGTGAAGAAGTATGAGGGATAG
- a CDS encoding biotin carboxyl carrier protein of acetyl-CoA carboxylase, producing the protein MEYEKLLELVKVVSESNLSKFQYQDGDTKVELCAGGTVVAAPASVVVNTGTTSLTKEQEKAETETGNLVKSPLVGTFYAAASEGVEPFVKTGDVVKKGQTIAIIEAMKLMNDVEAEFDGVVEEVLVKDGQTVEYGQPLFRIV; encoded by the coding sequence ATGGAATATGAAAAATTATTAGAATTAGTAAAAGTTGTTTCTGAGTCTAATTTATCAAAATTTCAGTATCAAGATGGTGACACGAAAGTAGAGCTTTGTGCAGGAGGTACGGTTGTTGCTGCACCAGCATCGGTTGTAGTAAATACAGGCACAACTTCTTTAACAAAAGAGCAAGAAAAAGCAGAGACGGAGACAGGAAATCTTGTGAAATCGCCATTAGTGGGCACGTTTTATGCAGCAGCATCGGAAGGAGTAGAACCATTTGTTAAGACTGGAGATGTCGTAAAGAAAGGGCAGACCATTGCAATCATTGAAGCAATGAAGCTTATGAATGATGTAGAAGCGGAATTTGACGGAGTGGTGGAGGAAGTCCTTGTAAAGGATGGACAAACAGTGGAATATGGTCAGCCATTATTTCGCATTGTGTAG
- a CDS encoding 3-hydroxyacyl-[acyl-carrier-protein] dehydratase, FabZ form, protein MLGIKEIEQIIPHRHPFLLIDVIEDYEPGVYAVGYKCVTYREDFFRGHFPQEPVMPGVLTVEALAQVGAVAILSKEEFKGKTAYFGGINHCRFKGKVCPGDKLRLETRIIKQKGPVGVGEATASVDGKVVVKAELTFMIG, encoded by the coding sequence ATGTTAGGAATTAAAGAAATTGAGCAGATCATACCTCATCGTCATCCATTTTTATTGATCGACGTAATTGAGGATTATGAACCAGGAGTTTATGCGGTAGGCTATAAATGTGTTACCTATCGAGAGGATTTCTTTCGCGGACATTTCCCACAGGAACCGGTTATGCCGGGAGTGCTTACGGTTGAAGCATTAGCTCAGGTAGGTGCTGTAGCGATACTGAGTAAAGAAGAATTCAAAGGAAAGACTGCCTATTTTGGTGGAATCAATCACTGCAGATTTAAAGGGAAAGTTTGTCCAGGAGATAAATTAAGATTAGAGACTAGGATCATAAAACAGAAAGGTCCTGTAGGTGTAGGAGAAGCAACTGCATCCGTGGATGGTAAAGTTGTAGTTAAGGCAGAGTTAACTTTTATGATTGGATGA
- a CDS encoding biotin carboxylase of acetyl-CoA carboxylase — MINKVLIANRGEIAVRIIRACRELGIATVAVYSEADREALHVQLADEAICIGPAKSSESYLNMESIISATIVSGADAIHPGFGFLSENSKFAKTCEECNITFIGPSSEVIQKLGDKQEARNTMLGAGVNVIPGSEEPIHAVEDGIELARKIGYPVIIKAALGGGGKGMRVAKREEEFRSAYETAAKEAKMAFGNDTMYMERYIENPRHIEFQILADSYGNVIHLGERDCSIQRNHQKMIEEAPSMAISKELRKRMGDTAVRAAKAAHYVNAGTIEFLLEKDGSFYFMEMNTRIQVEHPVTEMVTGIDLIKEQIKIASGEPLTIKQEDVVLNGHAIECRINAEEPSKNFRPSPGTITDVYLPGGMGVRVDTAIYNDYTIQPYYDSMVAKLIVHGNDRKEAIAKMQSALGEVIIDGVETNIDYLYEIIENKEYQSGNITIQFIEKLRGEM; from the coding sequence ATGATAAATAAAGTATTGATCGCAAATCGTGGAGAAATTGCAGTCCGCATTATCAGGGCATGCAGGGAATTAGGTATCGCAACCGTTGCCGTCTACTCTGAAGCAGATAGAGAAGCTCTTCATGTACAATTAGCGGATGAGGCGATCTGTATTGGACCGGCAAAGTCGTCGGAGAGTTATCTGAATATGGAATCCATCATCTCCGCAACGATCGTATCAGGAGCAGATGCAATTCATCCGGGATTTGGGTTCTTATCGGAAAATAGTAAGTTTGCGAAGACTTGTGAAGAATGTAATATTACATTTATCGGACCATCATCTGAAGTAATACAAAAACTAGGAGATAAACAAGAAGCAAGAAATACGATGTTAGGAGCCGGTGTCAACGTCATTCCAGGAAGCGAGGAACCCATTCATGCAGTAGAGGATGGAATTGAATTGGCAAGAAAAATCGGATATCCCGTTATCATTAAGGCAGCACTTGGCGGTGGCGGCAAGGGAATGCGCGTGGCTAAAAGGGAAGAAGAGTTTCGCAGTGCTTATGAGACAGCAGCCAAGGAAGCGAAAATGGCGTTTGGAAATGATACCATGTATATGGAGCGATATATTGAGAATCCAAGGCATATTGAGTTTCAGATCCTTGCAGATTCCTATGGAAACGTCATTCATTTAGGAGAAAGGGATTGTTCGATTCAACGAAATCACCAGAAGATGATTGAAGAGGCTCCTTCAATGGCGATATCAAAAGAACTTCGAAAAAGAATGGGCGATACCGCAGTACGGGCAGCAAAAGCGGCTCATTATGTCAATGCAGGTACAATCGAGTTTTTATTAGAAAAGGATGGTTCTTTTTACTTTATGGAGATGAATACAAGAATCCAAGTGGAGCATCCTGTAACAGAAATGGTAACGGGTATCGATCTGATCAAAGAACAGATTAAGATCGCATCAGGTGAGCCATTAACAATCAAGCAAGAAGATGTCGTATTAAATGGTCATGCGATTGAGTGTAGGATCAATGCAGAAGAGCCAAGTAAGAACTTTAGACCATCACCAGGGACCATTACAGATGTCTATCTGCCAGGCGGAATGGGCGTAAGAGTCGATACGGCAATTTATAATGATTACACCATTCAGCCTTATTATGATTCGATGGTTGCAAAGCTGATCGTTCATGGAAATGATCGTAAGGAGGCAATTGCAAAGATGCAGTCGGCGTTAGGGGAAGTTATTATCGATGGAGTAGAAACCAATATCGATTATTTATATGAGATTATTGAGAATAAAGAGTATCAATCAGGAAATATTACAATTCAGTTTATTGAAAAATTGAGAGGTGAGATGTAG
- a CDS encoding acetyl-coenzyme A carboxyl transferase alpha chain, giving the protein MFKKIKKEDSNPTAAVKPEVPEGLMRRCNNCKAAIFTQEVKENHYICPKCHGYFRMHAFKRIEMIIDKGTFEQWDVGLAVENPLGLKGYEGKIRELKEKTGLDEAVITGAARIGGEKTVLCVMDGRFLMASMGHVVGEKITRAIERATVEKLPIIIFTCSGGARMQEGAISLMQMAKTSAALKLHSDAGLIYISVLTDPTTGGVTASFAMLGDIILAEPKALIGFAGPRVIEQTIGQKLPEGFQRSEFLLEHGFIDAIVEREEMKETLHKLLRLHKEGKEVCQCNTENQVTEQRIKELEAWDKVLLSRKMERPVANDYISELFEDFIELHGDRCYFDDPAIIAGIATFCGRSVTVIGQAKGHDTKENVKCNFGMPSPEGYRKALRLMKQAEKFHRPIICLVDTPGAFCGIEAEERGQGQAIANNLYELSTLKVPVLSIVIGEGGSGGALAVALADEVWMLENSVYSVLSPEGYASILWKDSKLASKAAGVMKMTAQDLLEFGIIERIIKEPEDLTVETMENVIVQLRNCIYHFMKTRENKDLTTLLEERYERFRKF; this is encoded by the coding sequence ATGTTTAAGAAGATCAAAAAGGAAGATAGCAATCCGACAGCTGCTGTCAAACCAGAAGTCCCGGAAGGTTTGATGCGCCGATGTAACAATTGTAAAGCGGCAATTTTTACACAAGAAGTCAAGGAAAATCACTATATCTGCCCGAAATGTCATGGTTATTTTCGAATGCATGCCTTTAAAAGAATTGAAATGATCATCGATAAAGGCACATTTGAACAATGGGACGTAGGTCTTGCTGTAGAGAATCCTTTAGGCTTAAAGGGATACGAAGGAAAAATCAGAGAACTGAAGGAAAAGACAGGACTCGATGAAGCGGTAATTACCGGTGCAGCAAGAATTGGAGGAGAAAAGACAGTTCTCTGTGTTATGGATGGAAGGTTTTTAATGGCGAGCATGGGCCATGTAGTAGGAGAGAAGATTACAAGAGCGATCGAGCGAGCAACCGTAGAAAAGTTGCCGATCATCATCTTTACCTGCTCGGGAGGAGCCAGAATGCAAGAGGGAGCAATTTCTCTGATGCAGATGGCTAAGACAAGTGCAGCCTTAAAGCTTCATTCCGATGCAGGACTTATATATATATCAGTATTAACCGATCCGACAACAGGAGGAGTAACAGCGAGCTTTGCAATGTTAGGAGATATTATATTAGCGGAGCCAAAGGCACTGATCGGATTTGCCGGCCCTCGGGTGATTGAACAGACGATCGGTCAGAAGCTCCCAGAAGGATTTCAACGATCAGAATTTCTGTTGGAGCATGGATTTATCGATGCTATTGTAGAGCGAGAAGAGATGAAAGAAACCCTTCATAAACTACTGAGGCTCCATAAAGAGGGAAAAGAAGTTTGCCAATGTAATACAGAAAATCAGGTAACAGAACAACGTATCAAGGAGTTAGAAGCATGGGATAAGGTGCTCTTATCGAGAAAGATGGAACGTCCTGTTGCCAACGATTATATCAGTGAATTATTTGAGGATTTTATTGAGTTGCATGGCGATCGATGCTATTTCGATGATCCTGCGATCATTGCAGGGATTGCGACGTTCTGTGGGAGATCAGTAACAGTGATCGGTCAGGCGAAAGGACATGATACAAAGGAAAATGTAAAATGCAACTTTGGAATGCCGTCCCCAGAGGGATATCGTAAGGCATTACGCCTTATGAAGCAGGCTGAGAAGTTTCATAGACCGATTATCTGTCTGGTGGATACGCCAGGTGCATTCTGTGGAATTGAGGCAGAGGAGCGAGGGCAAGGTCAGGCGATTGCTAATAACTTGTATGAGTTAAGTACACTTAAGGTTCCAGTTCTATCAATTGTGATTGGAGAAGGAGGAAGCGGTGGCGCGTTAGCAGTTGCTCTAGCTGATGAAGTATGGATGCTTGAGAATTCAGTCTATTCGGTGCTTTCCCCAGAAGGATATGCTTCGATTTTATGGAAGGATAGTAAATTAGCAAGTAAAGCGGCAGGGGTAATGAAGATGACAGCACAAGATCTGTTGGAATTTGGTATTATTGAACGGATCATAAAAGAACCGGAAGATTTGACCGTTGAGACTATGGAGAATGTAATAGTCCAATTGAGAAACTGCATCTACCATTTTATGAAAACGAGAGAGAATAAGGACCTAACAACATTATTAGAAGAGAGATACGAACGATTTCGAAAGTTCTAA
- a CDS encoding enoyl-[acyl-carrier-protein] reductase [FMN], which yields MKEKTLNIRNYIAKIPLIQGGMGVGVSLGGLAGAVAECGAVGIISTAQIGFREKTFRSNPLKANLLAMQKEFEKARSLAREGIIGFNIMVATRNYKEYIKKAVELKAPLIISGAGLPMDLPEYTKGTDTCIAPIVSSAKAAKLILKYWDRKFGETADLVVIEGPMAGGHLGFKYEQLEQLDAITYEQEILKIAEVVREYEKQYERKIPIVFAGGIHDKKQVRHVFSLGLDGVQVASRFVTTKECDASDAYKDAYLHARKEDITIIKSPVGMPGRAVRNEFVKRLEKGETKAVTQCYQCLSHCNPKEIPYCITEALIRAVSGDIKEGLIFCGGYSYMSKKIESVKEVIDSLMNLDV from the coding sequence ATGAAAGAAAAGACTTTAAACATAAGAAACTATATTGCTAAGATCCCATTAATACAGGGGGGAATGGGCGTTGGAGTCAGCCTTGGTGGTTTAGCGGGAGCAGTAGCAGAATGTGGAGCAGTCGGCATTATATCGACTGCTCAAATCGGCTTTCGAGAAAAAACATTTCGTTCCAATCCATTAAAAGCAAATCTTCTTGCCATGCAAAAAGAGTTTGAGAAGGCAAGGAGTTTGGCAAGAGAAGGAATCATTGGGTTTAACATTATGGTTGCCACAAGAAACTATAAAGAGTATATAAAAAAGGCAGTTGAGTTAAAGGCACCGCTGATCATATCAGGAGCGGGGCTTCCAATGGATCTTCCTGAGTATACAAAAGGAACGGATACTTGTATAGCGCCCATCGTCTCTAGTGCTAAAGCAGCAAAACTAATATTGAAGTACTGGGATCGTAAATTCGGGGAAACTGCAGACCTAGTTGTAATCGAAGGGCCTATGGCAGGAGGACATCTAGGATTTAAATATGAGCAATTAGAACAGCTGGATGCAATCACATATGAACAAGAAATTCTAAAAATTGCTGAAGTGGTTAGAGAATATGAGAAACAGTATGAACGAAAAATTCCAATTGTATTTGCTGGAGGTATTCATGATAAGAAACAGGTAAGACATGTCTTTTCACTTGGTTTAGATGGTGTTCAGGTCGCAAGTCGATTTGTAACAACAAAAGAATGTGATGCAAGTGATGCTTATAAAGATGCCTACCTTCATGCAAGAAAGGAAGATATTACGATCATCAAAAGTCCGGTAGGAATGCCTGGTCGAGCAGTTCGTAATGAATTTGTTAAGCGTTTAGAGAAGGGAGAGACAAAAGCGGTAACCCAATGCTATCAATGTCTGTCTCATTGCAATCCTAAAGAAATCCCCTATTGTATCACAGAAGCTCTGATCCGTGCGGTTTCAGGCGATATAAAAGAAGGACTTATCTTTTGCGGCGGATATAGTTATATGTCGAAAAAAATTGAAAGCGTGAAGGAAGTCATTGATTCTTTAATGAATCTTGATGTATAA
- a CDS encoding transcriptional regulator of fatty acid biosynthesis FabT, which translates to MNAYSTINDVLVKLFNEIWDLEEKALITGEFRDITINDMHIIEAIGLGEGNNMSTIAKKLNITVGSLTTSMNSLVKKLYVVRERSETDRRVVNIRLTDKGERAYNHHSNFHHMLTDAVVGSLEEDEIPVLTKTLAGLSDFFRKYEVK; encoded by the coding sequence TTGAACGCATATAGCACAATAAATGACGTATTAGTCAAATTATTTAATGAAATCTGGGATCTAGAAGAAAAGGCACTGATCACAGGTGAATTTAGAGATATTACGATCAATGATATGCATATCATTGAAGCAATTGGCCTTGGTGAGGGGAACAATATGTCAACGATCGCGAAGAAATTAAATATCACAGTTGGTTCATTAACTACTTCTATGAATAGTCTTGTGAAAAAATTATACGTAGTCCGAGAAAGAAGTGAAACAGACCGTCGTGTAGTAAATATTCGTTTGACAGATAAAGGGGAAAGAGCTTATAACCATCATTCAAATTTTCATCATATGTTAACCGATGCGGTAGTTGGGAGTCTTGAAGAGGACGAGATTCCAGTCTTAACTAAGACATTAGCAGGATTATCAGATTTCTTTCGGAAATATGAGGTTAAATAG
- a CDS encoding ATP-dependent transcriptional regulator, MalT-like, LuxR family, whose amino-acid sequence MIVPLTETYSKWKKYFKDYRYVYLCAMSGYGKTTSAQYFAKNYMKCWYYLSVEEADFIEKLNHILNQKMDGRVSPLIIIDDLQWLSSERWNQFISAIVSDNVVLHKFHFFLLSRAELPPNLKPYQLTGHLLEIDNTSMRFQRPQFEKLLELRGMGRTQKEVEFLEKNAHDYPVAAMIIVNRLKKYSIDELQKSNTLMKEFKFWVIQDIYIYFDQRLFNRWEEDIREFLIEIAGFEVFTVEMADYIRGRNDSETILHKIMKVGSFIKQVGNRIVIMNEDKENAKKLAAVSKADREAILRNEIPAANLEKEYSIFPFFRYYLVNRQVKELSKERWKLLYSRAGYWYEKKRRFLQAMDSYQTAGEKNKVKELIIQNDDLYGGVSGVEKIASYIDQMEKKDLLDSPEILAVAALLESIRLHKEISEAYLDRLEYLMESMDKDSTLYYKMRTKVIYLKLVFPHRETYNLLGNINKYGEICREYRVHLNNACITANIPSVINGVKDICTWCRHPDEICDCVREPMRYLLGERFTGAVDIGVGENYYYKNQINEAISNVIKGQSASLVKNNLILTFAANGCLARVFIAEGNIDTAQSIMTDLEKLVHTKKVYSLLANINTFKVRIAMYRDDIPTIHSWLIEDAPNEYGEIFITLSYQYMTKLRAYIRNNELTKAMILIEKIEELCLRCHRSFVWMKVMLLKSLVLYRQHEKWEAVFDTVIKKAASYHFIRVVADEGVCIYELFMLAKKKGRFHSFQDQKFLDELQAELEKMARYYPNYLKYKSKSNLYLSPIEMSVLQKIVEGKSNPIIADELNMTVHGIKYHVTNIYRKMKVRNRAEAIAIAKEKKIV is encoded by the coding sequence ATGATTGTTCCACTGACAGAGACCTATTCTAAATGGAAAAAGTATTTTAAAGATTATCGTTATGTATATCTTTGTGCTATGTCGGGCTATGGAAAGACGACTAGTGCGCAATATTTTGCTAAGAATTATATGAAGTGCTGGTATTATCTAAGTGTTGAGGAAGCGGATTTTATAGAGAAGCTGAATCACATTTTAAATCAAAAGATGGATGGAAGAGTATCTCCACTGATCATTATCGATGATCTGCAGTGGTTGTCCTCAGAAAGATGGAATCAATTTATATCAGCTATTGTCAGCGATAATGTTGTCTTACATAAGTTTCATTTCTTTTTATTGAGTCGTGCAGAACTACCACCAAATCTTAAACCATATCAATTAACAGGGCATTTGCTTGAGATTGATAATACATCCATGCGATTTCAGAGACCTCAATTTGAGAAGTTATTAGAGTTAAGAGGGATGGGAAGAACACAAAAAGAAGTTGAGTTTCTAGAGAAGAATGCTCATGATTATCCAGTTGCAGCAATGATTATTGTGAACCGATTAAAAAAATATAGTATTGATGAATTGCAGAAAAGTAATACCTTGATGAAAGAGTTTAAATTTTGGGTGATTCAGGATATTTATATTTATTTCGATCAGAGATTGTTTAACAGATGGGAAGAGGATATTAGAGAATTTTTAATTGAGATTGCTGGGTTTGAGGTATTCACAGTGGAGATGGCTGACTATATTCGAGGAAGAAACGATAGTGAAACTATTTTACATAAGATTATGAAAGTAGGTAGTTTTATAAAGCAAGTAGGAAATAGAATTGTGATCATGAATGAGGATAAAGAAAATGCAAAGAAGTTAGCAGCGGTTTCGAAAGCGGACCGGGAAGCGATTTTAAGAAACGAAATTCCGGCGGCTAATTTAGAGAAAGAGTATTCGATCTTCCCATTTTTTCGTTACTATTTAGTAAATCGCCAAGTAAAGGAGTTATCCAAAGAAAGATGGAAACTCTTATATTCCCGTGCTGGATATTGGTACGAGAAAAAGAGAAGATTTCTTCAGGCAATGGATAGCTATCAGACAGCAGGAGAAAAAAATAAAGTAAAAGAGTTGATCATACAAAATGATGATTTATATGGAGGAGTCTCTGGTGTAGAGAAGATCGCTTCTTATATCGATCAGATGGAAAAAAAGGATTTATTGGATTCTCCGGAAATACTTGCGGTAGCTGCGTTATTAGAGTCCATTCGGCTTCATAAAGAAATTAGTGAAGCTTACTTAGATCGACTGGAATATTTAATGGAATCCATGGATAAGGATAGTACTTTATATTATAAGATGAGAACAAAGGTGATCTATTTAAAACTCGTTTTTCCTCATCGAGAAACCTATAACCTACTAGGGAATATTAATAAGTATGGAGAGATATGCAGAGAATACCGGGTACATCTAAACAATGCTTGTATTACAGCTAATATTCCAAGTGTTATCAACGGCGTAAAAGATATCTGTACCTGGTGCAGACATCCGGATGAGATTTGTGACTGTGTGAGAGAGCCGATGAGATATCTGCTCGGTGAAAGATTTACCGGAGCTGTTGATATTGGAGTTGGAGAAAATTATTATTATAAGAATCAGATCAATGAAGCGATCAGTAATGTTATCAAAGGACAATCAGCGTCCTTGGTGAAAAATAATCTGATTCTGACATTTGCCGCAAATGGCTGTCTTGCTCGTGTTTTTATAGCGGAAGGAAATATCGATACAGCTCAATCTATCATGACAGATTTAGAAAAGTTAGTACATACGAAAAAGGTCTATAGCTTATTAGCGAATATCAACACATTTAAGGTGAGAATAGCAATGTATCGCGATGATATTCCGACCATACACAGCTGGTTGATTGAGGATGCTCCTAATGAATATGGCGAGATATTTATTACGCTGAGTTATCAATATATGACGAAACTTCGTGCATATATCAGAAATAATGAGTTAACAAAAGCGATGATTTTGATAGAGAAGATAGAAGAGTTATGTTTGCGCTGCCATCGTTCCTTTGTCTGGATGAAAGTAATGTTACTAAAATCTCTGGTTTTGTATCGGCAACATGAGAAATGGGAAGCGGTATTTGATACAGTAATTAAGAAAGCGGCATCCTATCACTTTATCAGGGTCGTTGCAGATGAGGGTGTTTGTATCTACGAATTATTTATGTTAGCTAAGAAGAAAGGAAGATTTCACTCCTTTCAGGATCAGAAATTCTTAGATGAGCTGCAAGCTGAATTAGAGAAGATGGCTAGATATTATCCAAACTATTTAAAATATAAATCGAAAAGCAATCTTTATTTGTCGCCAATTGAGATGAGTGTACTTCAGAAGATCGTGGAGGGAAAGTCCAATCCGATTATTGCGGATGAGCTTAATATGACTGTTCATGGAATTAAGTATCATGTGACGAACATTTATCGAAAGATGAAGGTCAGAAATAGAGCAGAAGCGATTGCAATCGCAAAAGAGAAAAAGATAGTATAA
- a CDS encoding transcriptional regulator, TetR family — MNHSPKYIHRKEELYKQMKAIIMRDGYEHITVRGICKEINISTGTFYHYFPNKGDLASVLFQSMDSYLTEHANTYFTEDAHRNLLLFCTWYASYTVHQGIEACRLISSEPLCSDEFNHLDEERPIFQLLHQCITDGQNRNQLISTISPDSLTRMILISIRGYSSDWAKHHGNYDLEKELLNFMTLLSRSFVV, encoded by the coding sequence ATGAACCATTCACCAAAATATATACACCGTAAAGAAGAACTTTATAAGCAGATGAAAGCGATTATTATGCGTGATGGCTATGAACATATTACGGTTCGTGGTATCTGCAAAGAAATCAACATTTCTACCGGCACATTTTATCACTACTTTCCTAACAAAGGTGATTTAGCTAGTGTACTTTTTCAAAGTATGGACTCCTATCTGACCGAGCATGCAAATACTTATTTTACCGAAGACGCACATAGGAATCTCCTTCTATTTTGCACGTGGTATGCCTCATATACGGTTCACCAAGGTATCGAGGCGTGTCGTTTGATCAGTTCAGAACCACTTTGTTCGGATGAATTTAATCATCTTGATGAAGAACGCCCTATCTTTCAACTATTACACCAATGTATTACAGATGGACAAAATCGAAATCAACTTATCTCAACGATTTCTCCAGACTCTCTTACCCGTATGATTCTAATATCGATTCGAGGATATAGTTCCGATTGGGCCAAACATCATGGAAATTATGATCTGGAAAAAGAGCTTCTAAACTTTATGACTCTACTATCCCGTTCTTTTGTAGTTTAG